A single Candoia aspera isolate rCanAsp1 chromosome 5, rCanAsp1.hap2, whole genome shotgun sequence DNA region contains:
- the PKNOX1 gene encoding homeobox protein PKNOX1 isoform X2, protein MVLTLMLFCKALQTWLFPQALGQEASRKFELRYDLTLKQLSVTMMATQTLSIDNYQDGQQQMQVVTDLKTEQDPNCLETDAGGLSPSPVESQTPMDADKQAIYRHPLFPLLALLFEKCEQSTQGSEGTTSASFDVDIENFVRKQEKEGKPFFCEDPETDNLMVKAIQVLRIHLLELEKVNELCKDFCSRYIACLKTKMNSETLLSGESGSPYSPVQPQPIQSAITGTLSPQGIVVPASALQQGNVTMATVAGGTVYQPVTVVTPQGQVVTQALSPGTIRIQNSQLQLQLNQDLSILHQDDGSSKNKRGVLPKHATNVMRSWLFQHIGHPYPTEDEKKQIAAQTNLTLLQVNNWFINARRRILQPMLDSSCSETPKTKKKTAQNRPVQRFWPDSIASGVAQHQSNELTMSDGAVVTITAPVNMNVDSLQSLSSDGTTLAVQQVMMAGQSEDESVDSAEDDGTDLSTTNISGLVLDNSDSLQ, encoded by the exons ATGGTTCTGACCCTGATGCTCTTTTGTAAGGCACTTCAGacttggctttttccccaggcactgggccaggaAGCCAG CAGAAAATTTGAACTAAGATATGATTTGACTTTAAAGCAACTCTCAGTAACCATGATGGCAACGCAGACGTTAAGTATAGACAACTATCAAGATGGGCAACAA CAGATGCAAGTAGTAACAGACCTAAAAACTGAGCAGGATCCAAACTGCTTAGAAACAGATGCAGGAGGATTGAGTCCTTCCCCAGTTGAGTCTCAGACACCGATGGATGCAGACAAGCAGGCTATTTACAG GCACCCGCTGTTTCCTTTATTAGCACTGTTATTTGAAAAATGTGAACAATCTACACAGGGTTCAGAAGGCACAACATCTGCAAGTTTTGATGTAGATATTGAAAACTTTGTtaggaaacaggagaaggaaggaaaacccTTTTTTTGTGAAGATCCAGAAACGGATAATTTA ATGGTAAAAGCAATTCAGGTTCTACGAATTCATCTGCTTGAGCTAGAAAAAGTTAATGAGCTCTGTAAAGATTTTTGTAGTCGCTATATTGCATGTCTAAAGACTAAAATGAACAGTGAAACTCTGCTAAGTGGAGAATCTGGGAGTCCTTATTCACCAGTACAACCCCAG CCAATTCAAAGTGCCATCACAGGTACGCTAAGTCCCCAGGGGATAGTGGTACCTGCATCAGCACTGCAGCAGGGAAATGTAACTATGGCAACAGTTGCAG GTGGCACGGTATATCAGCCAGTAACGGTGGTCACACCTCAAGGACAAGTAGTAACACAAGCACTGTCACCTGGAACCATCAGGATCCAGAATTCACAG CTCCAGTTACAACTTAACCAAGATTTAAGCATCTTGCATCAAGATGACGGATCATCAAAGAATAAAAGAGGTGTTCTTCCAAAGCATGCTACAAATGTGATGAGATCTTGGCTTTTCCAGCACATAGGG CATCCATATCCAACAGAAGATGAGAAAAAACAGATAGCAGCACAAACGAATCTTACATTACTCCAAGTTAACAACTG GTTTATCAATGCTAGAAGGCGAATTCTCCAGCCAATGTTGGATTCCAGCTGTTCTGAAACACCAAAAACGAAGAAGAAAACAGCTCAAAACCGACCAGTTCAAAGGTTCTGGCCAGACTCCATTGCATCAGGAGTAGCTCAGCATCAATCAAATGAACTTACTATGTCAGATG gAGCTGTTGTAACAATTACTGCTCCAGTCAACATGAATGTAGACAGTCTCCAGTCACTGTCATCTGATGGTACTACTTTGGCTGTTCAGCAAGTCATGATGGCAGGGCAAAGTGAGGATGAATCTGTAGACAGCGCTGAAGATGATGGAACAGATCTCTCAACTACAAATATCAGTGGGCTGGTCTTGGATAACAGTGATTCTCTGCAATAG
- the PKNOX1 gene encoding homeobox protein PKNOX1 isoform X1 — protein MVLTLMLFCKALQTWLFPQALGQEASRKFELRYDLTLKQLSVTMMATQTLSIDNYQDGQQQMQVVTDLKTEQDPNCLETDAGGLSPSPVESQTPMDADKQAIYRHPLFPLLALLFEKCEQSTQGSEGTTSASFDVDIENFVRKQEKEGKPFFCEDPETDNLMVKAIQVLRIHLLELEKVNELCKDFCSRYIACLKTKMNSETLLSGESGSPYSPVQPQSSNFKHDKDSLDLLEQLSSWKESPENPIQSAITGTLSPQGIVVPASALQQGNVTMATVAGGTVYQPVTVVTPQGQVVTQALSPGTIRIQNSQLQLQLNQDLSILHQDDGSSKNKRGVLPKHATNVMRSWLFQHIGHPYPTEDEKKQIAAQTNLTLLQVNNWFINARRRILQPMLDSSCSETPKTKKKTAQNRPVQRFWPDSIASGVAQHQSNELTMSDGAVVTITAPVNMNVDSLQSLSSDGTTLAVQQVMMAGQSEDESVDSAEDDGTDLSTTNISGLVLDNSDSLQ, from the exons ATGGTTCTGACCCTGATGCTCTTTTGTAAGGCACTTCAGacttggctttttccccaggcactgggccaggaAGCCAG CAGAAAATTTGAACTAAGATATGATTTGACTTTAAAGCAACTCTCAGTAACCATGATGGCAACGCAGACGTTAAGTATAGACAACTATCAAGATGGGCAACAA CAGATGCAAGTAGTAACAGACCTAAAAACTGAGCAGGATCCAAACTGCTTAGAAACAGATGCAGGAGGATTGAGTCCTTCCCCAGTTGAGTCTCAGACACCGATGGATGCAGACAAGCAGGCTATTTACAG GCACCCGCTGTTTCCTTTATTAGCACTGTTATTTGAAAAATGTGAACAATCTACACAGGGTTCAGAAGGCACAACATCTGCAAGTTTTGATGTAGATATTGAAAACTTTGTtaggaaacaggagaaggaaggaaaacccTTTTTTTGTGAAGATCCAGAAACGGATAATTTA ATGGTAAAAGCAATTCAGGTTCTACGAATTCATCTGCTTGAGCTAGAAAAAGTTAATGAGCTCTGTAAAGATTTTTGTAGTCGCTATATTGCATGTCTAAAGACTAAAATGAACAGTGAAACTCTGCTAAGTGGAGAATCTGGGAGTCCTTATTCACCAGTACAACCCCAG TCCAGCAACTTTAAACATGATAAAGATAGCTTGGATTTGCTGGAGCAGCTGTCTTCATGGAAAGAGTCACCAGAAAAT CCAATTCAAAGTGCCATCACAGGTACGCTAAGTCCCCAGGGGATAGTGGTACCTGCATCAGCACTGCAGCAGGGAAATGTAACTATGGCAACAGTTGCAG GTGGCACGGTATATCAGCCAGTAACGGTGGTCACACCTCAAGGACAAGTAGTAACACAAGCACTGTCACCTGGAACCATCAGGATCCAGAATTCACAG CTCCAGTTACAACTTAACCAAGATTTAAGCATCTTGCATCAAGATGACGGATCATCAAAGAATAAAAGAGGTGTTCTTCCAAAGCATGCTACAAATGTGATGAGATCTTGGCTTTTCCAGCACATAGGG CATCCATATCCAACAGAAGATGAGAAAAAACAGATAGCAGCACAAACGAATCTTACATTACTCCAAGTTAACAACTG GTTTATCAATGCTAGAAGGCGAATTCTCCAGCCAATGTTGGATTCCAGCTGTTCTGAAACACCAAAAACGAAGAAGAAAACAGCTCAAAACCGACCAGTTCAAAGGTTCTGGCCAGACTCCATTGCATCAGGAGTAGCTCAGCATCAATCAAATGAACTTACTATGTCAGATG gAGCTGTTGTAACAATTACTGCTCCAGTCAACATGAATGTAGACAGTCTCCAGTCACTGTCATCTGATGGTACTACTTTGGCTGTTCAGCAAGTCATGATGGCAGGGCAAAGTGAGGATGAATCTGTAGACAGCGCTGAAGATGATGGAACAGATCTCTCAACTACAAATATCAGTGGGCTGGTCTTGGATAACAGTGATTCTCTGCAATAG
- the PKNOX1 gene encoding homeobox protein PKNOX1 isoform X3, translating into MMATQTLSIDNYQDGQQQMQVVTDLKTEQDPNCLETDAGGLSPSPVESQTPMDADKQAIYRHPLFPLLALLFEKCEQSTQGSEGTTSASFDVDIENFVRKQEKEGKPFFCEDPETDNLMVKAIQVLRIHLLELEKVNELCKDFCSRYIACLKTKMNSETLLSGESGSPYSPVQPQSSNFKHDKDSLDLLEQLSSWKESPENPIQSAITGTLSPQGIVVPASALQQGNVTMATVAGGTVYQPVTVVTPQGQVVTQALSPGTIRIQNSQLQLQLNQDLSILHQDDGSSKNKRGVLPKHATNVMRSWLFQHIGHPYPTEDEKKQIAAQTNLTLLQVNNWFINARRRILQPMLDSSCSETPKTKKKTAQNRPVQRFWPDSIASGVAQHQSNELTMSDGAVVTITAPVNMNVDSLQSLSSDGTTLAVQQVMMAGQSEDESVDSAEDDGTDLSTTNISGLVLDNSDSLQ; encoded by the exons ATGATGGCAACGCAGACGTTAAGTATAGACAACTATCAAGATGGGCAACAA CAGATGCAAGTAGTAACAGACCTAAAAACTGAGCAGGATCCAAACTGCTTAGAAACAGATGCAGGAGGATTGAGTCCTTCCCCAGTTGAGTCTCAGACACCGATGGATGCAGACAAGCAGGCTATTTACAG GCACCCGCTGTTTCCTTTATTAGCACTGTTATTTGAAAAATGTGAACAATCTACACAGGGTTCAGAAGGCACAACATCTGCAAGTTTTGATGTAGATATTGAAAACTTTGTtaggaaacaggagaaggaaggaaaacccTTTTTTTGTGAAGATCCAGAAACGGATAATTTA ATGGTAAAAGCAATTCAGGTTCTACGAATTCATCTGCTTGAGCTAGAAAAAGTTAATGAGCTCTGTAAAGATTTTTGTAGTCGCTATATTGCATGTCTAAAGACTAAAATGAACAGTGAAACTCTGCTAAGTGGAGAATCTGGGAGTCCTTATTCACCAGTACAACCCCAG TCCAGCAACTTTAAACATGATAAAGATAGCTTGGATTTGCTGGAGCAGCTGTCTTCATGGAAAGAGTCACCAGAAAAT CCAATTCAAAGTGCCATCACAGGTACGCTAAGTCCCCAGGGGATAGTGGTACCTGCATCAGCACTGCAGCAGGGAAATGTAACTATGGCAACAGTTGCAG GTGGCACGGTATATCAGCCAGTAACGGTGGTCACACCTCAAGGACAAGTAGTAACACAAGCACTGTCACCTGGAACCATCAGGATCCAGAATTCACAG CTCCAGTTACAACTTAACCAAGATTTAAGCATCTTGCATCAAGATGACGGATCATCAAAGAATAAAAGAGGTGTTCTTCCAAAGCATGCTACAAATGTGATGAGATCTTGGCTTTTCCAGCACATAGGG CATCCATATCCAACAGAAGATGAGAAAAAACAGATAGCAGCACAAACGAATCTTACATTACTCCAAGTTAACAACTG GTTTATCAATGCTAGAAGGCGAATTCTCCAGCCAATGTTGGATTCCAGCTGTTCTGAAACACCAAAAACGAAGAAGAAAACAGCTCAAAACCGACCAGTTCAAAGGTTCTGGCCAGACTCCATTGCATCAGGAGTAGCTCAGCATCAATCAAATGAACTTACTATGTCAGATG gAGCTGTTGTAACAATTACTGCTCCAGTCAACATGAATGTAGACAGTCTCCAGTCACTGTCATCTGATGGTACTACTTTGGCTGTTCAGCAAGTCATGATGGCAGGGCAAAGTGAGGATGAATCTGTAGACAGCGCTGAAGATGATGGAACAGATCTCTCAACTACAAATATCAGTGGGCTGGTCTTGGATAACAGTGATTCTCTGCAATAG